From one Butyricimonas faecihominis genomic stretch:
- a CDS encoding FecR family protein, giving the protein MTLKTREYIVQLIVRHVQGTLDDTGKKELLEWRESFPENEALFQRMTSRVHFEESLKACEMTSKEMESEWKLIYGKTIGRRRLGMRRMFQYAAILIAVVLIGGVWMLGDRDVELPSVSLMAKAHLIKRIKPQAILVMGDGTTVNLKDTSSLASLVSTKVALSANKEILTYTEGSVDTVMEFHTMRIPRGGEYVLVLSDGTTVYLNAESELTYPVKFSGKDRRVYLKGEAYFEVERDTCKPFIVEANSLEIQVLGTEFGVRAYGDEECVRTTLKKGKVSVESEGCGVILTPNMQASFDKKTLQMDVREVNVDLFLGWKDGRLIFDNCSLEDILKDLGKWYDFDTRYAREDARLIPFSLNIKKHDAFAEVLQLLEDTGCVKFDIRDNVVVVK; this is encoded by the coding sequence ATGACATTGAAAACAAGAGAATATATCGTACAGTTAATTGTCCGCCACGTGCAAGGGACGTTGGATGATACCGGGAAAAAGGAGTTGCTTGAATGGCGGGAAAGTTTCCCCGAGAACGAGGCTCTTTTTCAAAGAATGACTTCCCGTGTTCATTTCGAGGAAAGTTTAAAGGCTTGCGAGATGACGAGTAAGGAGATGGAATCAGAATGGAAACTGATCTATGGGAAAACGATTGGACGTCGGCGCTTGGGTATGAGACGGATGTTTCAGTACGCAGCGATATTGATTGCAGTTGTGTTGATCGGTGGAGTCTGGATGTTGGGAGACCGGGATGTCGAGTTACCTAGTGTTTCCTTGATGGCTAAGGCTCATCTGATAAAGAGAATAAAACCTCAGGCAATTTTGGTTATGGGGGACGGGACGACCGTGAATTTAAAAGACACAAGCTCTCTGGCATCATTGGTTTCCACGAAAGTGGCACTTTCCGCGAACAAGGAAATTTTGACCTACACGGAAGGAAGTGTTGACACGGTGATGGAGTTCCACACGATGAGAATACCCCGAGGTGGGGAGTACGTGCTGGTATTGTCCGACGGGACGACAGTTTATCTGAATGCCGAATCAGAATTAACATATCCGGTTAAATTCAGTGGTAAAGACAGGCGGGTTTATTTGAAAGGAGAAGCGTATTTTGAGGTGGAAAGAGATACGTGTAAACCTTTTATCGTGGAGGCAAATTCTTTGGAGATACAGGTCCTCGGAACGGAATTCGGGGTTCGGGCTTATGGCGATGAAGAATGTGTCCGTACAACACTTAAAAAGGGAAAAGTGAGCGTGGAAAGTGAGGGGTGCGGGGTGATCCTGACCCCGAATATGCAGGCCTCTTTTGACAAGAAAACGTTACAAATGGATGTACGGGAGGTGAATGTGGATTTGTTCCTAGGTTGGAAAGACGGGCGGTTGATATTTGATAATTGTTCTTTGGAAGATATTTTAAAGGATCTGGGTAAATGGTATGATTTTGATACCCGTTATGCCCGGGAAGATGCCCGGTTAATACCATTCTCTCTGAATATAAAAAAACATGATGCTTTTGCGGAGGTCCTTCAATTACTTGAAGACACGGGGTGTGTGAAATTTGATATAAGAGATAACGTCGTTGTTGTAAAATAA
- a CDS encoding DUF6268 family outer membrane beta-barrel protein codes for MKSILCYLFFFIPLAYQQTHAQVYFKTEYISSTSYKDEENKLSGAKGDLKVIQGGFRIPLSVKMNENNRPTAWAIGCGASHASMNNKKLPETLCPSDMLNLQIGLTHTRPLNAKWSMLATVGAGLYIDSDNLSKARWDNILGQGAIVFIRHLRPNLDLGVGAALNNTFGYPMLFPAFYFNWRLEGRYEVNVALIDAVRVSVGMKFNNHLKLSLVAEMDGMMALSERNGKKMYFTQQYVVVGLRPEFTLGKSLSIPLTLGITPARSAFYSKRSLKEYFSDDDESDPHFRLGFYCSLGIAWKF; via the coding sequence ATGAAATCTATTCTATGCTATCTATTCTTTTTTATCCCGCTCGCCTATCAGCAAACACACGCTCAGGTTTACTTTAAAACGGAGTACATCAGTTCTACCTCATACAAAGATGAAGAGAACAAACTTTCGGGAGCCAAGGGAGATTTAAAAGTAATACAAGGTGGATTCCGGATTCCACTTTCAGTTAAAATGAACGAGAATAACCGCCCCACGGCTTGGGCGATCGGATGTGGTGCATCACACGCAAGCATGAATAACAAGAAACTTCCCGAAACCCTATGTCCCTCGGATATGTTAAACCTGCAAATCGGGTTAACACACACGAGACCACTAAATGCTAAATGGTCCATGCTGGCAACCGTTGGGGCCGGACTTTACATAGATAGCGATAATCTATCCAAGGCAAGATGGGATAATATACTGGGACAAGGTGCCATCGTGTTCATCCGCCATTTACGCCCGAACCTAGACCTTGGTGTGGGAGCCGCCCTAAATAACACGTTTGGTTATCCCATGCTCTTCCCCGCATTCTATTTCAACTGGCGATTAGAAGGACGTTACGAGGTAAATGTTGCCTTAATTGATGCCGTGCGGGTTTCCGTGGGCATGAAATTTAACAACCACCTGAAATTAAGTCTTGTTGCCGAAATGGACGGGATGATGGCTCTTTCCGAGAGAAACGGGAAAAAGATGTATTTCACCCAGCAATACGTGGTTGTCGGGTTACGTCCGGAATTCACGCTCGGTAAATCGTTATCCATCCCGCTCACCTTGGGCATTACCCCGGCTCGAAGTGCTTTTTACTCGAAAAGAAGTTTAAAGGAATACTTCTCCGATGACGACGAGAGCGATCCGCATTTCAGATTGGGATTCTATTGCTCTCTCGGTATAGCATGGAAATTCTAA
- a CDS encoding sensor histidine kinase → MSNSITYKNGNQYWENLLMHPKFRVLRHLLILLLLGIIVMKGLFENSELSPGWNAITLINIALIFLFWGIICLNTYIMIPRLLFKDKYWIYALCLFACTLLLLFMMFLIIFISKLYLPTLHEAIRPNCNLFLFFFINFLGIFFYISAFSMTIFLQRWIMHSRQLQELEKSKVQNELDRLKDQVQPDFLSRMLNTANVLAKKDAEKASSLLLRLSHLLRYQLYDSTRAKVLLSADITFIKDYMNLEKMHNNRFNFNLSTDKDIEHILVPPLLFIPIIEHALGHLPSLDAGKTSDIYILFKMKNDNLYFACIYPPGLSKQPTNGLYNLHRRLQLLYGENFLLETKQGDKNNITSLQICL, encoded by the coding sequence ATGTCCAATTCGATCACATACAAAAACGGGAACCAGTACTGGGAAAATCTCTTGATGCACCCGAAATTCCGGGTTCTCAGGCACCTGTTGATTCTCCTGTTACTTGGGATTATCGTCATGAAAGGCCTCTTCGAAAATTCCGAATTATCCCCGGGATGGAATGCCATCACGTTGATAAACATTGCTCTTATCTTCCTGTTTTGGGGGATAATATGCCTGAACACCTATATAATGATACCCCGTCTTCTCTTTAAAGATAAATACTGGATCTACGCACTCTGTCTGTTTGCATGTACCCTGCTCCTCCTATTCATGATGTTTTTAATCATTTTCATCTCGAAATTGTACCTCCCGACACTTCACGAGGCGATTAGACCGAATTGTAATCTTTTCCTGTTCTTTTTCATAAACTTCCTAGGCATCTTTTTTTATATCTCGGCATTCTCCATGACCATATTCCTGCAACGCTGGATCATGCACAGCCGACAATTGCAGGAGTTGGAAAAAAGCAAGGTTCAGAATGAACTCGACCGCTTGAAAGATCAGGTTCAACCGGACTTCCTGTCCCGCATGTTAAACACGGCCAACGTGCTGGCAAAAAAGGACGCGGAGAAAGCTTCGTCCCTGTTACTCCGCTTAAGTCACCTGCTCCGCTATCAACTCTATGACAGTACCCGGGCAAAGGTGTTGTTAAGTGCGGATATTACGTTTATCAAGGATTACATGAACTTGGAAAAGATGCATAACAACCGTTTCAATTTCAACCTCTCCACGGATAAGGACATCGAGCATATCCTAGTTCCTCCCTTGCTTTTCATTCCCATTATTGAACACGCTCTCGGTCACCTCCCATCCCTTGATGCTGGTAAGACTTCTGATATATACATCCTGTTTAAAATGAAGAACGACAACCTGTATTTTGCCTGTATCTATCCACCCGGTCTATCGAAACAACCGACCAACGGATTGTATAACCTGCATCGACGACTCCAATTGTTGTACGGGGAAAATTTTCTACTTGAAACAAAACAGGGAGACAAAAATAACATCACCAGTTTACAAATATGTCTATAA
- a CDS encoding sensor histidine kinase — protein sequence MSIKNHLNPHIQLNPNFNQIRNITTFLVIAFFAFQNVYEYFTGIGWFYAYLTSLSMFMLPTYINQFILIPRLLVKNKLSFYIVALFLVIIIGLLMYAPAVQYLYQKYGVVTEIFVNENAYSFPNVLYAIVIIGMITMGTTSIELFRRWMIYDRQITELEKTSMQSELQQLKNQINPHFLFNMLNNANILVKEDPDEASRLLTKLDDMLRYQLNDSARQEVFLSADIHFLTGFLELEKIRRDHFKYLISKEGDVNNVKIPPLLFIPFVENAIKHNPDSENLSYIYLYFRVEHDELTFTCENSKPLVPVKKETGGLGLLNVQRRLELLYGKDYSLRIEETETQYKVHLQLKL from the coding sequence ATGTCTATAAAGAACCACTTGAACCCGCATATCCAGTTGAACCCGAATTTCAACCAGATCAGAAACATCACGACCTTTCTGGTCATCGCCTTCTTCGCCTTTCAGAACGTGTATGAATACTTCACCGGGATTGGTTGGTTCTATGCCTACCTCACGAGCTTGTCCATGTTCATGCTACCGACCTATATCAACCAGTTTATCCTGATCCCACGCTTGCTCGTGAAAAATAAACTATCATTTTATATCGTAGCCTTATTTCTAGTCATTATTATCGGACTATTGATGTACGCCCCTGCTGTTCAGTATCTTTATCAAAAATATGGCGTGGTCACGGAGATATTCGTGAACGAGAACGCCTACTCGTTTCCCAATGTTCTCTACGCGATCGTGATTATCGGGATGATTACCATGGGGACCACCAGTATCGAATTGTTCCGCCGCTGGATGATCTACGACCGACAGATCACGGAATTGGAAAAGACCTCCATGCAGTCGGAATTGCAGCAATTGAAGAACCAAATCAATCCCCATTTCCTGTTCAACATGCTCAACAATGCCAATATTCTCGTGAAAGAAGATCCGGACGAGGCCTCCCGCCTTCTGACCAAACTTGACGATATGCTGCGTTATCAACTAAACGACAGCGCCCGGCAAGAAGTCTTTTTAAGCGCGGACATTCATTTCCTAACGGGGTTCCTCGAACTGGAAAAGATACGCCGGGATCATTTCAAGTACTTGATCTCGAAAGAAGGTGACGTGAATAACGTGAAGATTCCCCCGCTACTTTTCATCCCTTTTGTCGAGAATGCTATAAAACATAACCCCGATAGCGAGAATTTATCGTACATTTACCTTTATTTTCGCGTAGAGCATGACGAGCTGACCTTTACTTGCGAAAATTCCAAGCCTCTCGTTCCGGTAAAGAAAGAAACTGGTGGTCTGGGATTATTAAACGTGCAACGACGCTTGGAGTTATTGTACGGGAAAGATTACTCGCTCCGGATAGAAGAGACAGAAACGCAATATAAAGTCCATTTACAATTGAAATTATGA
- a CDS encoding LytR/AlgR family response regulator transcription factor codes for MKCIIVDDEPIARKGIRSLVARIPELELMEMFNNASSAAIYLTSHPVDLVFLDVQMPGITGIEFARNIPKNTLIIFTTAYTEYALDSYEVDAVDYLVKPIEFERFQKAVNKAINYHALLVTGEKENIEEVENDYLFVKSERRYFKVNFEDILFIEGLKDYVILQLKDQRIITKMTLKAMQEQLPASLFFRINKSYIINTRHITSFDNNDVTIRSHEIAIGNSYRDDFFEKFVTKRGGFKKGVL; via the coding sequence ATGAAATGTATTATTGTTGACGACGAGCCGATCGCACGTAAGGGCATCCGGTCACTTGTAGCCCGGATACCAGAACTAGAACTGATGGAGATGTTCAATAATGCCTCCTCCGCAGCCATTTACTTGACCTCCCACCCGGTAGACCTTGTCTTTCTCGACGTGCAAATGCCCGGTATCACGGGAATCGAGTTCGCCCGGAATATCCCGAAAAATACATTGATCATCTTTACAACTGCATACACGGAATACGCATTGGACAGTTACGAGGTGGATGCCGTGGATTATCTGGTAAAACCCATTGAATTTGAACGTTTCCAAAAAGCGGTCAATAAAGCGATAAACTATCACGCTTTACTCGTCACGGGAGAAAAAGAAAACATCGAGGAAGTGGAGAATGATTATCTGTTCGTGAAATCCGAACGCCGTTATTTCAAGGTAAATTTCGAGGATATTCTTTTTATCGAGGGACTGAAAGATTACGTGATTCTCCAACTGAAAGATCAACGGATCATTACCAAAATGACTCTCAAGGCCATGCAAGAACAACTTCCCGCCAGCCTGTTTTTCCGCATTAACAAATCCTATATCATCAACACCCGACACATCACCTCCTTCGATAACAACGACGTCACCATCCGCTCGCACGAAATCGCCATTGGCAATAGTTACCGGGACGACTTTTTCGAGAAATTCGTGACGAAAAGAGGTGGGTTCAAAAAAGGTGTTCTTTAA
- a CDS encoding nucleotidyltransferase family protein produces the protein MKRADVVEQIRKIIHEIAPTAKAILFGSEARGEARSDSDIDLLILVDGEKMSLEQEESITLPLYELELKTGVTISPIIMLKKLWENRPFKTPFYINIVNEGIVL, from the coding sequence ATGAAACGAGCTGACGTAGTAGAACAAATTAGAAAGATAATACATGAAATTGCCCCAACAGCTAAAGCTATCCTGTTTGGTTCTGAGGCTCGTGGAGAAGCTCGTTCTGATAGTGACATTGACTTGTTGATTTTAGTCGACGGAGAAAAAATGTCTCTAGAACAGGAAGAATCTATTACTCTACCTCTTTATGAACTGGAATTAAAGACAGGTGTCACGATCAGCCCTATCATAATGTTAAAAAAGCTTTGGGAAAATCGTCCATTTAAAACACCATTTTATATCAACATTGTAAATGAAGGGATCGTGTTATGA
- a CDS encoding HEPN domain-containing protein, protein MKEKMDENSKNALIAYRIQRAYETLKEAEVMKRENFYNAAINRLYYACYYATVALLLKYDIQTQTHNGVKTMLGLHFVATGKLPLKIGKTFSTLFEKRHSGDYDDFAYCDEDLVNELFPQAKIFIDAITDLIKTE, encoded by the coding sequence ATGAAAGAAAAAATGGATGAAAATAGCAAGAATGCATTGATTGCATACAGAATACAACGAGCTTATGAAACATTGAAAGAGGCTGAGGTTATGAAACGTGAAAATTTCTATAATGCAGCCATCAATCGTTTGTATTACGCATGTTATTATGCAACCGTGGCTCTCCTATTAAAGTATGATATTCAAACACAAACTCACAATGGGGTTAAAACGATGCTCGGATTACATTTTGTCGCAACTGGCAAATTACCATTAAAAATTGGTAAAACATTCAGTACTTTATTTGAAAAAAGGCATAGTGGGGACTATGATGATTTTGCTTATTGCGATGAAGATTTAGTAAATGAATTATTTCCGCAAGCTAAAATTTTCATCGATGCTATTACTGATTTAATAAAAACAGAATAG
- the guaA gene encoding glutamine-hydrolyzing GMP synthase, with amino-acid sequence MQEKILILDFGSQYTQLIARRVRELNVYCEIYPFNHYPALDASVKGVILSGSPFSVRDEKAPQPDLSSIKGKLPLLGVCYGAQYLAHYFGGEVKASNKREYGRANLSFVDNSCPLFKNISQHSQVWMSHGDTIEVLPSHYTVVASTSDVENAAYRIEGEETFGIQFHPEVYHSTEGTALLKNFVVDICGCKQDWTPDSFIETTVAELKEKIGEDRVILGLSGGVDSTVAAMLLHRAIGKNLTCIFVDNGLLRKNEFSDVLENYKELGLNVIGVDAGDLFLSRLAGIEDPEKKRKIIGATFVDVFDEESHKVKDAKWLGQGTIYPDVIESSSVNGPSQTIKSHHNVGGLPDYMKLKVVEPLRLLFKDEVRRVGKSLGLADKFLKRHPFPGPGLAIRILGEITKEKVRLLQEADYIYISMLQEEGLYDKVWQAGTILLPIKSVGVMGDERTYESVVALRAVESTDGMTADWCHLPYEFLAKVSNRIINNVRGINRVVYDISSKPPATIEWE; translated from the coding sequence ATGCAAGAGAAAATTCTAATACTGGATTTCGGTTCACAGTACACGCAGTTGATAGCGAGACGCGTGCGGGAACTGAATGTCTATTGCGAGATTTACCCTTTCAATCACTACCCTGCACTTGATGCGTCCGTGAAAGGCGTGATCCTTTCGGGAAGTCCTTTTTCCGTGCGTGACGAGAAGGCCCCGCAACCGGATTTGTCTTCTATAAAAGGAAAATTACCGTTGCTGGGAGTATGTTACGGGGCTCAGTATCTGGCCCATTATTTCGGGGGTGAAGTCAAAGCCTCGAACAAGAGAGAGTACGGTCGGGCGAATTTATCATTTGTTGATAATTCCTGCCCGTTGTTCAAAAATATCAGCCAACATTCACAGGTGTGGATGTCTCACGGTGACACGATAGAGGTGTTACCCTCGCATTACACGGTGGTTGCCAGCACGTCTGACGTGGAGAATGCCGCTTACCGCATCGAGGGAGAAGAAACTTTCGGTATTCAATTCCACCCGGAGGTGTACCACAGCACGGAAGGAACCGCTTTGTTGAAGAATTTCGTGGTGGACATCTGTGGTTGTAAACAAGACTGGACACCGGATTCTTTTATCGAGACTACAGTTGCCGAATTGAAGGAAAAGATCGGCGAAGACCGTGTGATTCTTGGTTTATCGGGGGGAGTAGACTCCACGGTTGCTGCCATGTTATTACACCGGGCTATCGGTAAGAATTTGACTTGTATTTTCGTGGACAATGGTTTGTTGCGGAAAAACGAGTTCTCTGATGTGCTTGAAAATTACAAGGAACTCGGCTTGAACGTGATCGGCGTGGATGCGGGAGATCTTTTCCTTTCCCGTTTGGCAGGTATCGAAGATCCCGAGAAAAAACGTAAGATTATCGGAGCAACATTCGTGGACGTGTTCGACGAAGAGTCGCATAAAGTAAAAGATGCAAAATGGTTGGGGCAAGGTACGATTTACCCGGATGTGATTGAATCATCATCGGTAAACGGACCGTCACAGACCATCAAGTCACATCATAACGTGGGCGGTTTACCCGATTATATGAAACTAAAGGTCGTGGAGCCTTTACGTCTGTTATTCAAGGATGAAGTTCGCCGGGTAGGTAAGAGTCTTGGATTGGCAGATAAGTTTTTGAAGCGTCATCCTTTCCCCGGACCGGGTTTAGCTATTCGTATCTTAGGGGAGATCACGAAAGAGAAAGTGAGATTATTGCAGGAGGCCGACTACATTTATATTTCCATGCTTCAAGAAGAAGGTCTGTACGATAAAGTATGGCAAGCCGGAACCATCTTACTCCCGATCAAGAGTGTCGGGGTGATGGGAGACGAGCGTACTTACGAAAGTGTGGTAGCCCTGCGTGCCGTGGAATCAACGGACGGGATGACAGCCGATTGGTGTCACCTGCCATACGAATTTTTGGCAAAAGTGTCTAACAGGATTATCAATAATGTCCGGGGGATTAACCGCGTTGTTTATGACATCAGCTCAAAGCCACCAGCCACGATTGAGTGGGAATAG
- a CDS encoding sodium-dependent transporter: MHNTRDSFGSKFGAIAALAGSAVGLGNIWKFPYEAGNNGGGAFLLVYIFFTVAIGLPVMLSEFALGRYSGRNAFGTFDRLEPKTVWRYFGVLVLLAATMILSFYGTVAGWTLEYVFKSFTFSFHVGTDVDLNTMFSDFITNPYKPVFWQIVFMALTGFIVLAGVKKGIERYTKLMMPLLFVLILILGIRACTLDGAMEGIKFFFLPKFSELTSQGVLSALGQAFFSLSIGMGVLLTYASYIKKDENLTSISLQVICADTLIAVLAGIAIFPAVFAFNIAPDSGPGLVFLTLPQVFQSMAFGQLWAILFFLLLTMAALTSSISLLEVIVAFFVEEKHISRRKATVISTVIVTIFGILCTLSFGPLKEVHIGNLSVFGIFDYVSSNILLPVGGILISIYVGWRFDRRLLEAELTNNGELKLWLLKPLIFVLKYVAPLFILVILLHSLGLF; the protein is encoded by the coding sequence ATGCACAACACGAGAGATAGTTTTGGCTCTAAATTCGGGGCAATAGCTGCCCTAGCTGGTTCCGCGGTCGGCTTGGGAAATATCTGGAAATTTCCCTACGAGGCAGGGAATAATGGCGGGGGTGCCTTTCTTCTGGTATACATATTTTTCACGGTAGCCATAGGATTACCGGTAATGCTTTCGGAATTTGCTCTAGGACGCTATTCCGGAAGAAACGCTTTCGGGACCTTCGACCGACTGGAGCCCAAAACAGTCTGGCGTTATTTCGGGGTACTGGTTCTTCTTGCCGCCACGATGATTCTCTCCTTTTACGGGACGGTTGCCGGCTGGACGTTGGAATATGTCTTTAAATCTTTCACCTTCTCTTTTCATGTCGGCACCGATGTTGACTTGAACACTATGTTTTCGGACTTTATCACGAATCCCTATAAACCCGTGTTCTGGCAAATCGTGTTCATGGCTCTCACCGGTTTTATCGTGCTGGCAGGAGTAAAAAAAGGTATCGAACGATACACCAAACTCATGATGCCCCTCCTTTTCGTGCTTATCTTGATACTCGGAATCCGGGCATGCACGCTGGATGGGGCCATGGAAGGGATAAAATTTTTTTTCTTACCCAAGTTCTCGGAACTTACTTCACAGGGAGTACTTTCTGCTCTGGGACAGGCCTTTTTCTCCTTATCAATCGGTATGGGTGTCCTCTTGACTTACGCCTCTTACATCAAAAAAGATGAAAACCTGACTTCTATATCCTTGCAAGTGATTTGCGCGGACACGTTGATCGCCGTGTTGGCAGGAATTGCCATATTTCCCGCCGTGTTCGCTTTCAACATTGCACCGGATTCCGGGCCGGGCCTTGTATTCCTCACGTTGCCACAAGTGTTCCAAAGCATGGCTTTCGGGCAACTATGGGCGATTCTTTTCTTTCTCCTGCTAACCATGGCCGCTCTCACGTCCTCTATTTCCCTTCTGGAAGTAATCGTTGCCTTTTTCGTGGAAGAAAAGCACATCAGCCGCCGCAAAGCGACCGTCATATCCACGGTAATCGTCACGATCTTCGGAATTTTATGCACCCTTTCTTTTGGACCGTTAAAAGAAGTCCATATCGGCAACTTGTCGGTCTTCGGGATATTTGATTACGTCAGTTCCAACATACTGCTGCCCGTGGGTGGAATCTTGATCTCCATTTACGTGGGATGGAGATTCGATCGCCGTTTACTGGAAGCGGAATTAACCAATAATGGAGAATTGAAACTATGGTTACTGAAACCGTTGATATTCGTCCTGAAATATGTAGCACCCCTGTTTATCCTCGTGATTCTATTACACTCGCTGGGACTATTCTGA
- the thiE gene encoding thiamine phosphate synthase, with product MRIYLVTDEGLLLGKDLYRTVEAAVKGGVSMVQLREKESSTREFIERAIRLKEVLTPYGVPLIINDRVDVALAADADGVHVGQSDMPYEMVKRLLPEGKIIGLSVESPEQVLEANDYDLDYVAASPVFSTTTKTNTIVEWGLDGLRWIRSVSRHPLVAIGGIHPDNVASIFQAGADSVAVISAIVSADDPERAARELLEKSGELH from the coding sequence ATGCGAATTTATTTGGTTACGGATGAAGGGTTGTTATTAGGGAAGGACTTGTACCGTACGGTCGAGGCCGCCGTAAAAGGCGGGGTGAGCATGGTACAGTTACGGGAAAAAGAGTCGTCAACCCGAGAATTTATTGAACGGGCAATTCGGTTGAAAGAAGTGTTGACTCCTTACGGGGTCCCTCTGATTATTAATGACCGTGTGGATGTTGCGTTGGCGGCTGATGCTGATGGGGTACACGTGGGACAAAGCGATATGCCCTACGAGATGGTTAAGCGGTTACTGCCGGAAGGGAAAATTATCGGCTTATCCGTGGAATCACCGGAACAGGTGCTGGAGGCCAATGACTATGATTTGGATTACGTGGCAGCAAGTCCCGTGTTTTCAACCACGACGAAAACAAATACTATCGTGGAATGGGGATTGGACGGCTTGCGCTGGATCAGGTCCGTTTCCCGCCATCCGTTAGTTGCCATCGGGGGAATTCATCCCGATAACGTGGCGTCAATATTTCAGGCCGGGGCGGATAGCGTGGCGGTAATCTCGGCGATTGTCTCTGCCGACGATCCGGAACGAGCTGCACGGGAATTATTGGAAAAAAGCGGTGAACTTCACTAA
- the thiM gene encoding hydroxyethylthiazole kinase: MLDQIWENIQRVKEESPLVHNITNAVVMNNTANALLAAGASPIMAHALEEIDEMVALCRATVINIGTLDRFTVESMKAAIRRANEVGHPVVLDPVGAGATSFRNQTLRDILAAGTPTFIRGNASEIMTMAGLSTQSKGVDSSESSLNSLDAAKALSQRVGCIVCVSGETDLVVEGDRVVYLHNGSPMMEKVTGLGCTASAILGAFAAVVKNPFMAAVSATSFMGVCGEIAVGMSQGPGTLQLHLYDVMYNLSREQFMQIVRVSE; the protein is encoded by the coding sequence ATGTTGGATCAAATTTGGGAAAATATCCAGCGGGTGAAGGAAGAATCCCCGCTGGTGCATAATATAACGAATGCCGTGGTGATGAATAACACGGCAAATGCGTTGCTTGCCGCTGGTGCATCACCGATTATGGCACACGCCTTGGAAGAGATTGACGAGATGGTGGCTTTATGTCGTGCCACAGTAATTAATATTGGTACACTGGATCGTTTTACCGTGGAATCCATGAAAGCGGCCATCCGGCGGGCAAACGAAGTGGGGCATCCCGTGGTACTTGATCCCGTGGGAGCCGGGGCCACGAGCTTTCGTAATCAAACGTTGCGGGATATACTGGCAGCCGGAACTCCGACTTTTATACGGGGCAATGCATCTGAGATCATGACTATGGCAGGATTATCAACACAATCCAAGGGAGTGGATAGTTCCGAATCTTCTTTAAATAGCCTTGATGCAGCCAAAGCGTTAAGCCAGCGAGTCGGATGTATCGTTTGCGTTAGCGGGGAGACGGATCTAGTAGTAGAAGGCGATCGGGTAGTATACCTGCATAACGGTTCGCCGATGATGGAGAAAGTGACTGGGTTGGGGTGTACGGCCTCGGCTATTTTGGGGGCGTTTGCTGCGGTTGTAAAGAATCCGTTTATGGCGGCCGTTAGTGCTACTTCTTTCATGGGGGTATGTGGCGAGATTGCCGTGGGGATGTCTCAAGGCCCTGGAACATTGCAACTTCATCTATATGATGTAATGTATAACTTGAGTCGGGAACAATTCATGCAGATTGTACGAGTTTCAGAATAA